Genomic window (Corvus cornix cornix isolate S_Up_H32 chromosome 4A, ASM73873v5, whole genome shotgun sequence):
agcagctctcctctcctctgatCCCAAAGTTCAAGGCAGTATCATTCCAGGGAGAAGCTTCAGTGATGcaagagcacagggctggagctccctggaggagggaggaggagaaactGGGCAGCCCTGCTCATCCCAGGATTATTTAAGGAGCAATCTTCAGGCACCAGGGCgaaatcccagctcccagcccagccagggagTACCAAGGGGAGAGGAAACCTGTCCAAGAGCATTTCCAAGCACCAACCAACAGCATCTCCTGCACAGGGATTTAAGAAAAGCCCCAATTTTGGATAAAATAACATCAGCAGACAGCAGGGAAAGCCTCAGCTGAAACCTGTGGGCTTTTTACAACACTTGGAGGGAGAAATCACCAAAATCCACaaattcagattaaaaacaacactgaaaagcaaagaagggaCAGCTGAGTGTGACAGAGGAGGGTTAAGGATGTCTCAGGTGTGTGCAAAGTGTgttggtgaggggctgggaagaggcCCCAGCACATTCCCAGGGGAGCAGAGTGGGATCCGggcatggcagcagcaggaatggccTTTTCTCCATTGGAAAAGCAAACCACACCACTTGGAAAGACAAGACACACGAGTAAAAGAACAGTCTGTAAAATTTCCCCATGATTATAAAATGCAAAACTAtacaaaaatagagaaaatcGACCGTTTTCTTATGCgtataaaaacaaacaaagcaaagcaaaccccaAAGTCCCCAGAATGCAACACAGAACCTCTTGGCAGGCTGACCCCAACGGCAGTGGTTTCATGACAGCTTCACAGCCCCATTCCTCACTTCAGGCAAGGCCTTCCCTGCAAGGGACAGGCCAATTCCTCGAGTTTTCCCTCAGTACCTTGGCGGGACAATCTGCTGTTCCTGACTTCTCAGACTGGTTTCTGGTAGGGAAGCCCTTTTGCAGAAGAAGCCTCAGTGACCACCCCCAAACGTGAGCTCCTCGGGTAAGGCAGTGTTGGACTGATCCAGCTCCAGACCAGGTTTGTTCCTAGGGATCCcgagtggggttttttgggaggaGTGGCTCATCAGGCAGGGAATCCAATCCCTACCCAGCGATCATTTACAGGCGGAGTTACTGCGCTggaaattctgatttctttggGTTAATGGGGCAGAATCTGCCAAAGATCCAGCGAATTAGTGACTAAACTGCGTTAGGAAAACTCATCTGAATTCCAGAGATATTTGCCTCATTGAATTCCCATGGAATGAAGAGGAGAAACCTTTGGTATAGAGTCAGATAATCAAGCCTTGGCTGTATTGCTCCCACTGAACCTCCCCATCTCGTACCTACACCCAAGCCCAGTGTTCCTACGGACACCTTGGAACATTCATTCAGCACCAAGACAttcccagccctcagcaggaCTTTGGCTGAACAAAGCTACAGAGCCTGGAACCCAAAGATGCCTTTGGTGAGACgctgaaaggaaataaagcaggGATCAAACCCAGCCAGGGGTGTGAGGGGGGTGACAATGGCCCTGTGGTGTCCCCAGCAGGGTCTGCCCGTGGTttgtgtgctgggagcagggtgaGATGGGCACAGACCCGACCCTGTCCTTGCTCCAGGGAGGGATATCCAATATTCATTAGCAGCTGTGCTAATGAGGGGAGGCAACCTCCCAGCAAGGGCACCTTCCCCTGGCTCACCCTGATCTCCTCTCCAGGTGTGGCCGTGGCACCAAGAGCCAGGTTTGTCCCAGGAAACCCTCTCCGGTGCCCCAGAGGGATGAGGGAGAAGAACCATGGCACAGCACATTCCTGTGGAActccccacagcagggctggcaggaaaatagggaaaaattCAGGTTTGAGCCCATGGATGCACAGATGGATCTGCTCAGCCTCAGCAGGAAAATCACATCACACACAGAGGCTGAACCAAACCCggctctgcctttccctgctccttcccagatACCCAAGGGCAGGGCAGAAGGAATCTCTTCTCAAAAGGAATATCAAGACCTCATTTTGCTTGGGGGGGGAAAATCCCCATCAAACCCAAAGCAGCTCCTTGTGCCTGGAAATCCAGGGacagcaaggagcagctgatggagcCACATCCATACggagcaggaaagcagcaggaggtgacccagcagggcagggcccaGCAGGAAAATCGAGTCTGACCCAGGCAGAGCCATCCCTCACTCCACAAATGTGGTAAAACTCCGCTATTTCCACTTTGGGatgatttttctgaatgctACAAACTCTGCTGcaaagtaaaatagaaaaagggCAATGGGGGGGGAAACAAAAATCACTGGTAATGGAATTCAATCAGAACACAGAGCTTGGGCAGGACACAAAGCAGCTTTGTGTCATGGATTGGAGGTTTGGGATCACAGAGGACAGGGGGGATCAGCAGCCTGGAACAGATGGCACAGGAGCTTGTAGGGTCCCCTCAGCCTGTGTCCCTCCTCCACATTCCTTCCAAGAtgcaaaaaatcccaaacctcCAGCAACTCCCAGTTTTTTTGTTCCCTCCAGTCAGGAGGAGGAAGCTGTGAAGCCCAAGGTAGCTGCGGTCCATCCCGAATTCCAACGAACACAAAACTTTGCTCCTGTGGGtttatgcaaagaaaacaaccataaaataaaaaaattaaattaaaaagccaCAAAGCTTCCTTTTGAGAAAGTAACAGCATCTGCCACTTCACAGCTACAGGCACAATGCAAATTTAGCTTATTTCAAAGGCCTCATCCCTGCCCCCACGGCCCTGGAGAGGCCAGGAGCCCAGGACAAAGCACGGGAAAGGTTTCCACCAGGAATTCTGCACTGTGAAGACCACAACAAAGAAGGGACCAACACTTTGTTCTTCAAAGGGATACCATGGACAGCACATCTCTCTGAGCAAACTCAAACTAGACCTGGAGAACGTTATCAGCACGCACACAAaagctcctgctttcctttggggcaaggaaaaaaccaaataaataaaaacgTTGCTGCAAAGTTCCCCTTTCCAGCTGCCTCGCCCCGTCCTCGCTCTGGAACAAGCGGCAcccttcctcccagctccccagaCTGAGCCTGAGGTGGAAGACATTCAAAGTGAGTCTGAACCAAAACATTTCaccaaaaagaggaaaacagccCCATTTCCCTCAAAAGTCTGCCCAAGGCTTGTTCCCTCAGCCCCAATCCTGCGCAAACCCCAACCTGCCATACCAGCGACGGGTCCATCCCCAGCTtctgctgggggctgctgctgcacttgGCACTGGAAAGGGCTGGAGAACCAGAAAGTGCCTCAGTGGTGATGGAGGAATCCTGGAGGCAGCTCCAAACCCCACCAGAGCATCCGCAGGGGTGAGGCCATGGatggctgcaggagaggagcatCAGCCCAGCTCAAATAAAGTCCCCCCAAAACTGCTCCCggtttcctccctccctgccctttACCCCCACttcagccctgcccagagcagcctcagcaTGGTGACACGGTGACATTCCTGCAGCCCCGTGGCTTGGTGACACGGTGACATTCCTGGAGATACTCGGCCTTGGTGACGTGGTGACATTCCTGCAGCTACTCTGCATCGGTGAcactgagcacagcactgcGGCAGCCGCCGTGCCCCGGGGTGGCCCTGCCCTTGAGGGGCTCGGGGCAGCGCTCCGGGCCCTCGGTGTCCCCGCTGCTCCCACTGGGATGCTGTGGCACGCCCTGGGCGATGCCCACGGGTTTGCCCTTGGTGCGGTGCTCCGGGGAGCAGGTGAAGGTGAAGCTCGGGGGCAGCTCGGCTTCTCCCAGGGGTAACAAGCGGGACAGCTTGGGGACGTCCCCGTGGTACCGGTAGGACCCGgctgcctcccagccccacctggtctccagctgcagggggaGGTTGGAGGGCCGCAGCGGGtgcctgctcagctctggaTCTTGGGGCCGCCTCTGCGGAGCCTCCCTGGTGCCACCCCgggagagaggcaggaaaggggACACGGTGTCTGGCGGCTCCGATGGCTCCCAGATGCTCTCCACGGCGCCGGCCGGGACGAAGCCCCAGAGCTCCATCCCGCCAGGAGCCGTGTCAGTGCCGGGCTGGAGGTGCCGCAGGCCCGGCCAGCTTGAGCCGCCCTCGGGAGCCACCAGCTCGCCCTCCTccttgctcctgctcctcctggctccagcagagTCCTTCCTGCTGGCCTCACGCCTGGCCCAGAGccggcagggctgggggccGCTCCGGGCGCCCTGCGGCTCGGCCAGCTCGAACTCCAGGCTCTCCGTGTCCAGCGAGCGGCTCCTCCGGTCCACGGAGAGCGGCGTGGGCATGGAGGGGCTCAGCCCGTGCAGGCGCAGGTGGCGGGGCAGGCTGGCCACCCCCCAGTTGCAGCTCTGGAAGGAGCCCGGGGAGAAGCCCGGGGACATTCTCTCGTCACATTCAGCCAAAGACTCTTTCTGTCCGTAGCTGTCGTCGAAGGCCTCGGCGATGTCCTCGCCCGCGGTCAGCTCCGGGTGCTGCTCGCACTCCCCTTCCCCGTCCTGCTCCACATCCACCACGTCAAAGGTGACCAtggtggggagggcagggaggttCTGGGTGAAGGACGAGCTGGAGGCCGAGCTCCCCAGGCTCTCggagaggctggagaagagggTCCCGCTGCTGGCGAACTCCACCAGAGCCTGTGAGAAGCTCACGGCGTGCTCAGGCTCACTGCCCACCTGGGGCTcgccagggctgggctctgctccagcaccgCGCTCCTGCTCCGGGAGCCTGAACCCAGGGAACATCCCTGCCTTGGCTGGGGCCACGCTGCCGTGGATGGAGTCCCCAAACATCCCACAGTCCAGGTCTGTGTTGAACCCCGGGTTGTTCTTTGTGAGCTGAGTAAGGCAACTTCCAGGGGCTTTTTGGCTGTTGTAACAGTTTTCCGGACACAGAGTCCCTGGAAAATCCCTCCACTCTGGATTTTCAGCCCTAGCCACTGCAACCCCACCGTTGACAGCCTGGGTTGGGGTGTGCGAGGCCACCTGCTCACTCCCAAGGCCACTCTGACTCTTGCCAATGGAGCCAGCTGCTCTACTTTTACATTCAATGCACTGCTTTTCCCGGGGACACTTCTCCTTGCTGGACACATCCAGGCGCTTCAGGACCggctccctctgcagctcccagtacagcagctccttctgaaTGGCTGCAAGCCCTTCTTCTTCGGCTTCCATCAGCCCTCTTTTCTGATCCATCATCTGCTGGATCAGGCTCTTCTCTGCAGGGAGGCAGAAGTCCATGAAGTAGCTGAAGATGCCCTGGCGTGGGACTTTGCCCTCAAACAGGGATTCCTCCCCGTGAGAGGGGCTCATCAGGGCGTCAAACTCATAAAGTGCATCTCCGCTGTAGCTGTCCCGGGGCAGTCGGTCCTTCTtgagctcctctccagcctcaTCCTCCGGCCCTGGCGTGGTGGAGTCGTAATACCCCTCGTCACTGTTCGGGGCAGACTCCTGCTGGTCACTCTGGGGCGTCAGGAGGTCAACGCCGTCCATGGCATCCCCCACGTAGGGGTGGGCGTCAGCCTCGTGCGAGGCGTGCgtctccaggctgctgcttgaCACCTGGGCCCCGTAGCTCCTGTCCCCTGGCACGCCGCTGTCCCACACCTGGTGCAGGTACTCCTCAGCCTCCTCAGGGATGGCCATCTCCTCGCCACCACCCTGGTATGTGACCAGGCAGGAGCTGCGTTTGGTGGCGTCTCGGCTGCGCTCCACCGAGATGCTGCTCTCAGCGATGTCAGGCTCGGCGATGTCGTCCCCGCACCCTGTCAGGGAGTCGAAGCTCTTCAGGGAGGTGACGTCGTCCAGGATGAGGCTCAGCAGGTCCCCGgagtgcaggcagggaggctCGTTGTCCATGAGGTCAGGGTGGAAGGCCAGCAGCAAACTCTCACGGTCAAACTCAGCGCAGGCAGCAGTCTCCGCCTCTGATTTTGTATCTGGAACGTCCCCATTCCCTGGCACGGCCATCGTGTCACCCTCAGAGCTGCCTCCATCGGCCACGGGGCAAGCGGGCTCAGTGGCCTCACCACAGCTGGGGTCACCCCCTGAGCCCCCCGGGCAGGCCGTGGCCTCAGGGACCGgccctgctcccctgccctCTGCGGCCCCTTGGCTCTCCACTGCCATTCCAGGAGCATTCCCGGCCTCCTCCGTGTCCCCGTTCCACTCGGGGAGCTCTGCCTTCTCACTCTCGGCAGCCTTGCTCTTCCGGTGGCGCCGGATGCTGTTAAAGAATCCTTTCAGCCCTTTTTTGGGTCTGGGGAAAGAGGATTTCTCCCCATTGGGCTTTTTGTCACAGCCCTCAATACTGCCGGGGGGAGAGCTGTCCTGCTGGCCCAAATCCCCCCTGGCACCAGAGTCCACAGCCAGCTGAGCGCTGCGGGAGCTGGGCAGTGGGCCGGGatgcccatccctgctgccctccgAGAGGCTGTCCGGCTGTGTCCCACTGCCCTTGtcacaggcagcactgctcagcccGTCGTGGGTCTTGCACTTGCTGAGCCCCTTCTTGCCGCGGCCGCCGAAGAAGCTGGGCAGGGTGCAGATGCTGCGCTTGCCCCCGAACAGCTTGAAGGCCGTTTTCCTCAGCTTGCCGGGGGGCGGCTGCTGCGGCTCCGCTGTCAGCACCGAGCCGTTGGCGCTGTCGGGAGGGGCGTCCCCGCCCTCCTCCCGCCGCTGGTCCCCTCCGTCCCGCTCCTCCGGGCTGCCCGTTTCCATGGCAGCGGGGCGGGTTTGGATCTAGCTGGAAGCGGCGGCTTTGGGAGCGCGGCGCTCCGGAAGCAGGGGTGGACACATCACCGCCGAcctgaggcacagggagagagcagaggtgAGGACACGGCAGCGCAAGGGGCAGAGCTGAAGGCACCGGGGTCTCAGGGCTCCATCACCAGCTGCAGGAGCCTCCAAGATCTCTCTCCACTTCCAAAATCCAGGCACCAAAATGTCGCTTAAATTTACCAGTCTGCCAGAGCAGGAAAACCACTCATCTCCATTGGGTAGAACCTCTGGGGACAGGCAGGTCTGACCCCTGCGCCTCCACGCTCCAAACCCTTCAGCTTCCCAGATTTTTCGTCTCCAGGGTGATCAGGTTTGGCTACCTTTAAGTGAGAGCTAGCACCTCCCAAACCCCCTCCCAGCCCTAATGCCAGCCTCCAAAGAGCATCCTGAGGGAGGCCAAACCAGGACACAGCCCTCCCTACGCACGTGTCCAGGGAAAAACCACTTTGGTTACTAccctggcttttttttaatagaagatttcacttgtttttaaaataatctgtccAGCAAGAGAGAATCGCATTAAAAACACCCACTGTGAACCCCCTGATCAGATTATCCCGGAAGCAGAGAGGTAGGTTTGAAATTTGACCCTGGATTGCTGTCAGGaacaggagaaataaaacaattacaaTCATGTTTCTTTTGCAGAGGTGAgagtagaaaaattaaatgcaataaaatccTAACGTGCTCCCAAGCTGTAACGCCCCAGGCTGAGCTCTGACTGACAGGAGGCCAGGAAACCTTCCCCAGGTGTTTAGCCAGAGAtcccaaattaaaaatacatccaaaCGATTATCTCTGCTCCCGCAACCCCACAGCAAACCCGCAATTCCAGGTCTATTTTTATTCCTCAGTTCTGCGTTGCTTCGCCTCTATATTGATCTGGCAGTCACTGCCCACAGCGCAGTTGGAACTGGAcgggctttaaggtccctcccaacccaacccattccatgattctggaattctgggatTGCTGATAACCCCTCACGTTCACCTGTCCcgctggaggcagcagctggggcgTAGCCggctggcacagccacctccCCACCGGCAAACTgggcttttccagctctgccagagcccACCACGAGTCCCAGGTGTCTCCAAAGCCTCTGGAGAGACCTGGATAGAGGGGCCTGGGAGAAACCCCCACACCTGGATCTGTGCGGGTCTGCTGGAAAATTATGGGGTGAAGCCCCCAAACCTGCACCTGGacaggggctgctggaaaacagccGGGGAAGGGCATGAGGCAGAGCCAGGAtttcaaaaattccttttgGGAATCATTTCTCTCCAGCTCCACGTCAGCACCGGCACTGCTGCGGAGGGGAGGCtggagaagaataaaaatgaaataaataaaaatgaaatgaagagaaataaagagcaCCGAGGGCAAAGAGCCACGACCAATAAAACACGGAAAATAAGgtttaaaagcaacaaaacgCAGCACCGTAACAATGAAATGCAGCGTTTCACCCGCAGGGGTGACCCTCAGGGACCCCCGGCCCGCCCATCCCCGCACGGGGACGCTCCCCCAGCCCGGCcctccccgctccccccgccgcgCTCCCAAACTTTCGGGAGGATCCGGGAAAACGcgaggggcgggggggggggggaagggggggtcGGGCCCGGCCGCGGGGAagcggcgcggcgggcgcgggagcggcggcggccccgggcccggccctgtgcccagcacttaccggcgggggcggcggcaCCGCGGcacccccgggacccccgggacccccggccccggcccagCCCTCAGGCCGCGCgaggggcgcggggccgcgggtCCGCCCGGCGCGGGCGGCAGGGGCGGCGCCGCGTGacgggcggggcggggcctcACGGGCGGGGCGCGGTGATTGACggggcgcggccgccgccggcgGAGGAGGGGCGTGGCCTCTGCGTGAGGGCGCGGCCTCCACA
Coding sequences:
- the AMER1 gene encoding APC membrane recruitment protein 1; the encoded protein is METGSPEERDGGDQRREEGGDAPPDSANGSVLTAEPQQPPPGKLRKTAFKLFGGKRSICTLPSFFGGRGKKGLSKCKTHDGLSSAACDKGSGTQPDSLSEGSRDGHPGPLPSSRSAQLAVDSGARGDLGQQDSSPPGSIEGCDKKPNGEKSSFPRPKKGLKGFFNSIRRHRKSKAAESEKAELPEWNGDTEEAGNAPGMAVESQGAAEGRGAGPVPEATACPGGSGGDPSCGEATEPACPVADGGSSEGDTMAVPGNGDVPDTKSEAETAACAEFDRESLLLAFHPDLMDNEPPCLHSGDLLSLILDDVTSLKSFDSLTGCGDDIAEPDIAESSISVERSRDATKRSSCLVTYQGGGEEMAIPEEAEEYLHQVWDSGVPGDRSYGAQVSSSSLETHASHEADAHPYVGDAMDGVDLLTPQSDQQESAPNSDEGYYDSTTPGPEDEAGEELKKDRLPRDSYSGDALYEFDALMSPSHGEESLFEGKVPRQGIFSYFMDFCLPAEKSLIQQMMDQKRGLMEAEEEGLAAIQKELLYWELQREPVLKRLDVSSKEKCPREKQCIECKSRAAGSIGKSQSGLGSEQVASHTPTQAVNGGVAVARAENPEWRDFPGTLCPENCYNSQKAPGSCLTQLTKNNPGFNTDLDCGMFGDSIHGSVAPAKAGMFPGFRLPEQERGAGAEPSPGEPQVGSEPEHAVSFSQALVEFASSGTLFSSLSESLGSSASSSSFTQNLPALPTMVTFDVVDVEQDGEGECEQHPELTAGEDIAEAFDDSYGQKESLAECDERMSPGFSPGSFQSCNWGVASLPRHLRLHGLSPSMPTPLSVDRRSRSLDTESLEFELAEPQGARSGPQPCRLWARREASRKDSAGARRSRSKEEGELVAPEGGSSWPGLRHLQPGTDTAPGGMELWGFVPAGAVESIWEPSEPPDTVSPFLPLSRGGTREAPQRRPQDPELSRHPLRPSNLPLQLETRWGWEAAGSYRYHGDVPKLSRLLPLGEAELPPSFTFTCSPEHRTKGKPVGIAQGVPQHPSGSSGDTEGPERCPEPLKGRATPGHGGCRSAVLSVTDAE